One part of the Vitis riparia cultivar Riparia Gloire de Montpellier isolate 1030 chromosome 15, EGFV_Vit.rip_1.0, whole genome shotgun sequence genome encodes these proteins:
- the LOC117932280 gene encoding transketolase, chloroplastic, giving the protein MASSSSLSISQAIVAGALNHRGSTNSSDRLPLRSFTIPTFSGLKSTTSAASWPSRLGSARRRLSRRLAVQATAVETLEKTETSLIEKSVNTIRFLAVDSVEKANSGHPGLPMGCAPMGHVLYDEFMKFNPKNPYWFNRDRFVLSAGHGCMLQYALLHLAGYDSVREEDLKSFRQWGSTTPGHPENFETPGVEVTTGPLGQGIANAVGLALAERHLAARFNKPDNEIVDHYTYVILGDGCQMEGVAHEACSLAGHWGLGKLIALYDDNHISIDGDTEIAFTENVDLRFEALGWHVIWVKNGNTGYDEIRAAIKEAKTVKDKPTLIKVTTTIGYGSPNKSNSYSVHGSALGPKELDATRKNLRWPYEPFHVPEDVKKHWSRHVPEGAALEAEWNAQFAEYERKYKEEAAVLKSLINGELPAGWEKALPTYTPESPAEATRNSSQQCLNALANVLPGLLGGSADLASSNLSVMKQFGNFQKGTPEERNVRFGVREHGMGAICNGIVLHCPGLIPYCATFFVFTDYLRPAMRISALCEAGVIYVMTHDSIGLGEDGPTHQPIEHLASFRAMPNILMLRPADGTETAAAYKIAVLNRKRPSVLALGRRDVSQLRGTSIEGVEKGGYIVTDNSSGNKPDVILIGTGSELEIAAKAADELRKEGKAVRVVSLVCWLLFDEQSDAYKESVLPAAVSARVSVEAASTFGWEKFVGSKGKSIGINRFGASAPALKLYKELGVTAEAVIAAAKSIC; this is encoded by the exons ATggcttcttcctcttctctctCCATTTCTCAAGCCATTGTCGCCGGAGCCCTCAACCACCGCGGCTCCACTAATTCCTCTGATCGCCTACCCCTGCGGTCATTCACTATTCCCACCTTCTCCGGCCTCAAATCCACCACCTCAGCTGCTTCATGGCCTTCTCGCCTCGGCTCAGCTCGGAGAAGGCTGAGCCGGAGATTGGCGGTGCAGGCTACGGCGGTGGAGACCTTGGAGAAGACGGAAACTTCCTTGATTGAGAAATCGGTGAACACCATCCGGTTTCTGGCCGTCGATTCGGTGGAGAAGGCGAACTCGGGCCACCCGGGTTTGCCAATGGGTTGTGCTCCCATGGGCCATGTTTTGTACGATGAGTTCATGAAGTTTAACCCCAAGAACCCCTACTGGTTCAATCGTGATCGCTTTGTTCTCTCTGCCGGACATGGATGTATGCTTCAGTATGCTCTGCTTCACCTTGCTGGCTACGACAGTGTCAGG GAAGAAGACTTGAAAAGTTTCCGTCAATGGGGAAGCACAACACCTGGTCACCCAGAAAATTTTGAGACACCTGGTGTTGAAGTCACTACTG GTCCTCTTGGTCAGGGTATTGCCAATGCTGTTGGCTTGGCTCTTGCGGAGAGGCACTTGGCTGCTCGATTCAACAAACCAGACAATGAGATTGTTGATCACTACAC ATATGTGATACTGGGGGATGGTTGTCAAATGGAGGGTGTTGCACATGAAGCTTGTTCACTTGCTGGACATTGGGGTCTTGGGAAGCTGATAGCTTTGTATGATGATAACCACATCTCTATTGATGGTGACACTGAGATTGCTTTCACGGAGAATGTTGACTTACGTTTTGAGGCTCTTGGTTGGCATGTTATCTGGGTGAAGAATGGAAATACTGGctatgatgagattcgtgctgCCATCAAGGAAGCAAAGACTGTCAAAGACAAACCCACTTTAATCAAG GTGACTACAACCATTGGTTATGGATCCCCAAACAAGTCAAACTCATACAGTGTACATGGAAGTGCACTAGGTCCTAAGGAGTTGGATGCCACAAGGAAGAACCTTCGATGGCCATATGAGCCTTTCCATGTACCTGAGGATGTCAAGAA GCATTGGAGCCGCCATGTCCCTGAAGGTGCAGCTCTGGAAGCTGAATGGAATGCCCAGTTTGCTGAATACGAACGCAAGTATAAAGAAGAAGCTGCAGTATTGAAGTCTCTCATCAATGGTGAATTACCTGCAGGTTGGGAGAAAGCACTTCCG ACGTATACTCCAGAGAGCCCAGCAGAAGCCACGAGAAATTCATCACAACAATGTCTAAATGCCCTTGCAAATGTTCTCCCTGGTCTGCTTGGTGGCAGTGCTGATCTTGCTTCCTCCAACCTGTCAGTGATGAAGCAGTTTGGGAACTTCCAAAAGGGCACACCAGAAGAGCGCAATGTCAGGTTTGGTGTTCGGGAGCATGGAATGGGAGCCATCTGCAATGGGATTGTCCTTCACTGCCCCGGCCTTATTCCATATTGTGCAACTTTCTTTGTTTTCACTGACTACTTGAGACCTGCCATGAGGATTTCTGCCTTGTGTGAAGCTGGAGTCATCTATGTTATGACACACGATTCAATTGGGCTTGGAGAAGATGGACCTACACATCAGCCTATAGAGCACTTGGCAAGTTTTCGGGCTATGCCCAACATTTTGATGCTTCGCCCTGCTGATGGGACTGAGACAGCTGCAGCTTACAAGATTGCAGTCCTTAACAGGAAGAGACCCTCAGTCCTTGCCCTTGGTCGGCGAGATGTCTCCCAGCTTCGTGGAACATCCATTGAGGGAGTTGAGAAGGGAGGTTACATTGTAACAGACAACTCTTCAGGCAACAAACCAGATGTTATATTGATTGGAACTGGTTCGGAATTGGAAATTGCTGCCAAAGCAGCTGATGAACTCAGAAAGGAAGGGAAAGCTGTCAGGGTTGTTTCCTTGGTTTGCTGGTTGCTTTTTGATGAACAATCAGATGCTTACAAGGAAAGTGTTTTGCCAGCAGCTGTATCAGCCCGGGTCAGCGTTGAAGCTGCATCAACATTTGGGTGGGAGAAGTTTGTTGGGAGCAAAGGGAAGTCGATTGGTATTAATCGGTTTGGGGCAAGTGCACCTGCACTAAAGTTGTACAAGGAGCTTGGCGTAACAGCAGAGGCTGTTATAGCGGCAGCTAAATCAATTTGCTAG